The genome window AGAATGAGAAAAGAGACTTTTACTTTATCAGTCCTGAATTAAcacaattgttaaaaatgacAGAACCAgatcaatatattatatttttggacCCTTTTAGTATATCAGAATGCAAAtgtattctttttcctttgaataactgtgataaaaaagatacagcTGGAGGAACACATTggagtttattaatattttgtaaaggaGATAAAACATGTTATCATTTTGATTCGGCAAAAGGATATAATGGTAGTATCGCCTCACAATTTGCAGAGAATGTAATGAGTTGCGTACTTGATAAGAATGAACCTAACAAGAGATTCGTTGAGGTAAATAGTCCACAACAAGACAATGGTTATGATTGTGGAGTTTATGTGTTATGTTTGGcagatattattacaaatcatattttgaaaaatgaaaacatgAATGGATGTAATTATGACCAGGTAAAAGAATTAGTGCGTACAAAACGTACAGATTTATTAAACTTGATAAATGATCTTAAACGTAAACCACTTGCTAATTAATGATAAGTATCATGTACATAtacaattattacatttaattatttttgtacaaatatattgtaactattctattatcaaataatttgtttacaattttatgttGAATTTATGATGTAggtaataaatttacaaatatattaatatttactagtattattattttacatattcctgtattttatatacgtatatagttatagtatatagaatattatattatatgtcaatacataatatattcacaaCTTATATGTTGGTGACATTGATGTACATTggtgaaataaagaatacCAGTTACACCAATTCctaaatttatagatatacTGTATTGTACAGTCAGATACTCTGTAACGTGGTACTCCCATAACGAGGACTAAAAATTGTGCCATGCGTATGACGCGATGAAGAAGTTGCTGGAAATGACTCATTTCTGATATGAAAATATGCGTACGTTTGAATTGACTCGAAACTCAGTTTTGCATTAACTCTTGTGCGACAAGGAGGGAT of Bombus pascuorum chromosome 6, iyBomPasc1.1, whole genome shotgun sequence contains these proteins:
- the LOC132907617 gene encoding sentrin-specific protease 8-like; its protein translation is MATDSSNEIILSYYDCLLRASDVELLQGSHWLNDVIIGFYFEYLDETFNKNEKRDFYFISPELTQLLKMTEPDQYIIFLDPFSISECKCILFPLNNCDKKDTAGGTHWSLLIFCKGDKTCYHFDSAKGYNGSIASQFAENVMSCVLDKNEPNKRFVEVNSPQQDNGYDCGVYVLCLADIITNHILKNENMNGCNYDQVKELVRTKRTDLLNLINDLKRKPLAN